A single Sulfurimonas crateris DNA region contains:
- the cas1 gene encoding type II CRISPR-associated endonuclease Cas1, producing MSWRSIFITKPCKIHIEHDNLIISNDDGENLVTLDSIASIVIETTRATITTYAISKLAEAGVAVLYVDKKYNLNAITLPFHTHSTFSKIVHSQIDISKPLKKQLWQEIVKSKVKNQAAVLNYFNRERSSKILYEYAKSVKSNDEENVEAKAARIYWSELFENFARVQKGADDVRNASLNYCYAIVRSAVARSLTNAGLMPSFGIHHQNYFNAFNLADDMIEPYRPFVDLHVKLILLKYDDEVLTSQIKQEFVNILNLEYAEIDSGLSNLRTAVDTTIQSLQKCVLQKEISHLMLPSINFEKYEDECL from the coding sequence ATGAGCTGGCGTTCTATCTTCATCACAAAACCTTGTAAGATACATATAGAACACGACAACCTCATTATTAGTAATGATGATGGAGAAAACTTAGTAACTCTTGACAGCATCGCTTCTATCGTAATAGAGACAACAAGAGCGACTATCACCACCTATGCCATCTCCAAACTCGCCGAAGCAGGTGTGGCTGTTTTGTATGTCGATAAAAAGTACAACCTAAACGCCATCACCCTCCCCTTTCATACACACTCTACTTTTTCAAAAATCGTACACTCGCAAATAGATATATCTAAACCACTCAAAAAGCAACTTTGGCAAGAAATTGTTAAGTCAAAAGTAAAAAACCAAGCAGCAGTTTTGAACTATTTTAATAGAGAAAGATCTTCTAAAATTCTTTACGAATATGCAAAAAGTGTCAAATCTAACGATGAGGAAAATGTAGAAGCAAAAGCAGCAAGAATCTACTGGAGTGAGCTTTTTGAAAACTTTGCAAGAGTTCAAAAAGGAGCAGATGATGTACGAAACGCTTCACTTAACTACTGCTATGCGATTGTAAGGAGTGCGGTTGCCCGCTCACTTACAAATGCAGGGCTTATGCCATCTTTTGGAATCCATCATCAAAACTACTTCAACGCTTTTAATCTTGCAGATGATATGATAGAGCCGTATCGACCTTTTGTCGATCTGCATGTGAAACTAATACTTTTAAAATATGACGATGAGGTACTTACAAGCCAAATCAAACAAGAGTTCGTCAATATTTTAAACTTAGAGTATGCAGAAATAGACAGTGGACTAAGTAATCTAAGAACCGCAGTAGATACCACAATCCAATCATTGCAAAAATGTGTACTTCAAAAAGAGATCTCTCATTTAATGCTCCCGAGCATTAACTTTGAAAAGTATGAAGATGAGTGCTTATAG
- the cas2 gene encoding CRISPR-associated endonuclease Cas2, producing the protein MSAYRFMWLMIMFDMPTDTKKARKKYRYLRGKLLKEGYIMMQFSIYIRSFHSQESALSGKKRIKDFIASNIAKGSIRMIMFTDKQFGSMDIIVGIQEENEKNAPKQLLLF; encoded by the coding sequence ATGAGTGCTTATAGATTTATGTGGCTTATGATAATGTTTGATATGCCGACCGATACAAAAAAAGCAAGAAAAAAGTATAGATACCTGCGAGGAAAGCTTTTAAAAGAGGGCTATATAATGATGCAGTTTTCTATCTATATCCGCTCATTTCATTCTCAAGAATCAGCTTTAAGCGGGAAAAAAAGAATAAAAGATTTTATAGCTTCAAACATAGCAAAAGGAAGTATACGGATGATAATGTTTACAGATAAACAGTTTGGAAGCATGGATATAATAGTAGGTATACAAGAAGAAAATGAAAAAAATGCACCAAAACAACTATTGTTGTTTTGA
- a CDS encoding PAS domain-containing protein: protein MKSNDLIRLTNSCYWSVQTESLFVDGEYAKLSISQKKLFKFLVKNINRPVLNLDILYELNDSQEREFNEKSVRNFITGLRKSLPCVNIVNIYGGYYMLKSEQISRSLKIKEQFFEIIEQSKNPIVVTNPNEYDNPIIYVNEAFCELFGYEYEEAVGQNCRFLHGNDTKQEALKQIREALSAQKPVEVNICNYTKEGNMVYEDLTISPIFDKQKEQLSYFLGIYKDIRSVPLFLEQVQKVL from the coding sequence ATGAAGAGTAATGATTTAATACGTCTAACAAACAGCTGCTATTGGAGCGTGCAAACAGAGTCACTTTTTGTAGATGGGGAGTATGCCAAGTTATCTATTTCTCAGAAAAAGTTGTTTAAATTTTTAGTTAAGAATATAAATAGACCTGTTCTAAATCTAGATATATTGTATGAGCTCAATGACTCACAGGAGAGAGAGTTCAATGAAAAAAGCGTACGTAATTTTATAACGGGGCTTAGAAAATCACTACCGTGCGTCAACATTGTAAATATATACGGCGGATACTATATGCTAAAGAGTGAGCAAATAAGTAGATCTTTAAAAATTAAAGAGCAGTTTTTTGAGATAATAGAGCAATCAAAAAATCCTATAGTTGTCACTAACCCAAACGAGTATGACAACCCAATAATTTATGTAAACGAGGCGTTTTGTGAGCTGTTTGGGTATGAGTATGAAGAAGCGGTAGGTCAAAACTGCCGCTTTTTACACGGCAACGACACGAAACAAGAAGCTCTTAAGCAGATAAGAGAAGCCCTGAGTGCGCAAAAGCCCGTAGAGGTAAATATATGTAACTATACCAAAGAGGGAAATATGGTTTATGAAGATCTTACGATCAGCCCTATTTTTGATAAACAAAAAGAGCAGCTTAGCTACTTTTTAGGCATATACAAAGATATTAGATCGGTACCGCTGTTTTTGGAACAAGTTCAAAAAGTTCTTTAG
- a CDS encoding putative bifunctional diguanylate cyclase/phosphodiesterase: MSINNVFVDIVDLHPSRIAVYDENGNFFYANGNYTKAYGIDLSEKENLNFDKIKPYDITFEYIKSQLAISKSFSMQKLEDSVLFESLFFYTTSKYLIHISSNITTLKDTDKKIYYHANYDSLTTIPNRAYFKKQLKSILQESSQNGSKIALLFIDIDKFKEVNDTYGHDVGDKMLVTIAKRLLNSVREDDTVARIGGDEFVLIAKDIKSIEIVEQLARKLQRKIREPLEIDTHIFNVTLSIGIAIYPQHGTTRQELLKNADIAMYEVKKTKRDDFRIYDKSMSSEAATKLSMKADIRRALEKNEFVMHYQPVIDFKTNSIVGAEAFVRWHHSKRGILEPSEFLELVLSGDMDKEFNCMVVSKVLNDLVIMNKTFLNKKLVVSVNISKNQFFNPTFSSNVSEASKSYSIDKSQIEFKIVENQIMKNSSVAKENIETLHLMGFKIALDDFGVEHSSLNNLKNFKVDKLKIDRSFIKNIAQDENDLNIVKSIVNTAKLFNLKVQAEGIETQKQYMELKKIGCDFSQGFYHSSALSMDDFIDYFNRA, encoded by the coding sequence TTGAGTATAAATAATGTTTTTGTAGATATTGTAGATTTACATCCCTCAAGAATAGCCGTTTATGATGAAAATGGGAATTTTTTCTATGCAAATGGCAACTACACAAAAGCTTACGGAATTGATCTCTCAGAGAAAGAGAATTTAAATTTTGACAAGATAAAGCCTTATGATATTACATTTGAGTATATAAAATCCCAGTTAGCTATATCAAAGAGTTTTAGTATGCAAAAACTAGAAGATTCCGTCTTGTTTGAATCTCTTTTTTTTTACACAACTTCAAAATATCTCATCCACATCTCTTCAAATATCACAACACTCAAAGACACAGACAAAAAAATCTACTATCATGCAAACTATGATTCGCTGACCACTATCCCAAATAGGGCTTATTTTAAAAAACAACTCAAAAGCATACTCCAAGAATCTTCACAAAACGGCTCTAAAATAGCTCTTCTTTTTATAGATATAGATAAGTTTAAAGAGGTAAATGATACATACGGACATGATGTGGGTGACAAGATGCTCGTCACCATAGCCAAGAGGCTTTTAAACAGTGTCAGAGAAGATGATACAGTGGCTAGGATAGGCGGCGATGAGTTCGTATTAATAGCTAAAGATATAAAAAGTATAGAGATAGTAGAGCAGTTAGCGCGTAAGCTGCAAAGAAAAATCAGGGAGCCTTTGGAGATAGATACGCACATCTTCAATGTCACTCTCTCCATAGGCATAGCGATATACCCTCAACATGGAACAACAAGGCAGGAACTTTTGAAAAATGCCGACATCGCCATGTATGAAGTCAAAAAAACAAAAAGAGATGATTTTAGAATTTATGACAAATCTATGTCAAGCGAGGCGGCTACAAAACTCTCAATGAAGGCAGATATAAGAAGGGCTCTTGAGAAAAACGAATTTGTTATGCATTATCAGCCGGTTATAGATTTTAAAACCAACTCTATTGTCGGTGCAGAGGCGTTTGTAAGATGGCATCATAGTAAAAGAGGCATACTGGAACCTAGTGAGTTTTTGGAACTTGTCTTATCTGGAGATATGGACAAAGAGTTCAACTGCATGGTTGTCTCAAAAGTTTTAAATGATTTGGTGATAATGAATAAAACTTTTTTAAATAAAAAGCTGGTCGTATCTGTAAATATATCAAAAAATCAGTTTTTTAATCCCACTTTTTCTTCAAATGTATCGGAGGCATCCAAAAGCTACTCCATAGATAAATCGCAGATAGAGTTTAAAATCGTAGAAAATCAGATAATGAAAAATAGTTCTGTGGCAAAAGAGAATATAGAAACTCTCCATTTGATGGGATTTAAGATAGCTTTGGATGATTTTGGAGTAGAGCACTCAAGTTTGAATAATCTAAAAAATTTCAAAGTTGACAAGTTAAAGATAGACAGATCGTTTATAAAAAACATAGCTCAAGATGAAAATGATCTGAATATTGTAAAATCTATAGTAAATACTGCAAAACTGTTTAATCTCAAAGTGCAGGCAGAGGGAATAGAGACTCAGAAGCAGTATATGGAGTTAAAAAAAATCGGATGTGACTTTTCGCAAGGTTTCTATCACTCAAGCGCCTTAAGTATGGATGATTTTATAGACTATTTTAACAGAGCTTGA
- a CDS encoding ribonuclease J: MEQENQESVKSTSQENRKQYNNNKRHNNPSRPSGQNSNKQAGTTGANPSNGSKSKSASRGRRRQSTPVNDSLKAFVEINQEAHKQRLNPHYKLDLNSKEKIRITPLGGLGEIGGNITVFETEKEAILIDVGMSFPDEDMHGVDILVPDFTYIREIRNKIKAVIITHAHEDHIGAMPYLYKEMQFPIYGSPLPLAMIGNKFDEHHIKDFKQYFNPIEKRKVYKIGEDFEVEWMHMTHSIIDSSSLAVTTSAGTIIHTGDFKIDHTPVDGYTADLHRLAHYGDKGVLCLLSDSTNSYNTAPTPSELSVAPALDRVFAKAEGRVILSTFSSNIHRVYQAIQYGVKYGRKVCVIGRSMERNIEVAMQYDYIKLPKNIFVEPEQIAHLNDKDVLIVTTGSQGEPSSALFRMSIGEHRHVKIKPTDLIVLSSRPIPGNEGSISGMLNYLQRAGAKVAQDRELHVSGHASIEEQKLMLRLVNPKFFLPIHGEYNHVMRHRDTAMLCGVPERNIYIMNDGDTVEIAPKYMRKVKTVRTGKTYIDNQNNHKIDDDIVIDRQKLATDGIVMIVAQIDGQHSTMLSKPIVTSFGIVADKQDKFFAKEMEDVLEHFLANIKEGLLENPRALENDLRQAVRKHIYRKMKKYPLIVPHIFIM; encoded by the coding sequence ATGGAACAAGAGAATCAGGAAAGCGTTAAAAGCACTTCTCAAGAAAATCGTAAACAATATAACAACAACAAAAGACACAACAACCCCAGCAGACCAAGTGGTCAAAACAGCAACAAGCAGGCAGGTACTACAGGTGCAAACCCTTCAAATGGCTCTAAAAGCAAGAGTGCATCAAGAGGGCGTAGACGCCAAAGCACACCTGTAAACGACAGCTTAAAAGCATTTGTAGAGATAAATCAAGAAGCTCATAAGCAGAGACTTAACCCTCACTATAAGCTTGATCTTAACTCAAAAGAGAAGATCCGTATAACTCCGCTTGGAGGTCTCGGTGAGATCGGCGGAAATATCACGGTATTTGAAACTGAGAAAGAGGCGATACTGATAGATGTCGGTATGAGTTTTCCGGATGAGGATATGCACGGTGTCGATATTTTGGTACCTGACTTTACATATATTCGCGAAATAAGAAATAAAATTAAAGCGGTAATCATTACCCACGCTCACGAAGACCACATCGGGGCTATGCCATACCTATATAAAGAGATGCAGTTTCCTATATACGGCTCTCCGCTTCCTCTTGCGATGATAGGCAACAAGTTTGATGAACATCACATAAAAGACTTTAAACAGTACTTTAATCCTATCGAGAAAAGAAAAGTATATAAAATAGGTGAGGATTTCGAGGTAGAGTGGATGCATATGACACACTCTATCATTGACTCATCTTCACTGGCTGTTACGACTAGTGCAGGAACTATTATTCACACGGGTGACTTTAAGATAGATCACACTCCGGTAGATGGATACACGGCAGACTTGCACAGACTCGCTCATTATGGGGACAAAGGTGTGCTATGTCTTTTAAGTGACTCTACAAACTCTTACAACACAGCTCCGACACCTTCGGAACTAAGCGTTGCACCGGCACTCGACAGAGTCTTTGCAAAGGCTGAGGGAAGAGTAATACTCTCGACATTTAGCTCAAATATTCACCGTGTTTATCAAGCAATTCAGTATGGTGTAAAATATGGACGTAAAGTATGTGTCATCGGTCGCTCAATGGAGAGAAATATTGAAGTGGCAATGCAGTATGACTATATAAAACTGCCAAAAAATATTTTTGTAGAGCCTGAGCAGATAGCACATCTTAACGATAAAGATGTTCTTATAGTAACGACAGGTTCACAAGGTGAGCCAAGTTCTGCACTATTTAGAATGTCGATTGGCGAGCATAGACATGTCAAGATCAAGCCGACCGATCTAATTGTTCTCTCATCTCGCCCTATTCCGGGCAATGAGGGTTCTATCTCAGGAATGTTGAACTACCTTCAGCGTGCAGGAGCAAAAGTGGCTCAGGACAGAGAGCTTCACGTATCGGGTCACGCTTCCATTGAAGAGCAGAAGCTTATGCTTCGTCTTGTGAATCCTAAGTTCTTCTTGCCTATCCACGGTGAGTATAACCATGTTATGAGACATAGAGATACTGCAATGTTGTGTGGTGTTCCTGAGAGAAATATATATATTATGAACGATGGAGACACTGTCGAGATCGCTCCTAAATATATGAGAAAAGTAAAAACGGTAAGAACCGGTAAGACATATATTGACAATCAAAATAACCACAAGATAGACGATGACATCGTAATCGATCGTCAAAAACTTGCAACGGACGGTATTGTAATGATAGTCGCTCAGATCGACGGACAGCACTCTACAATGCTTTCAAAACCGATAGTTACATCATTTGGAATCGTTGCGGATAAACAGGATAAGTTTTTCGCAAAAGAGATGGAAGATGTCCTAGAACACTTCTTGGCAAATATAAAAGAGGGGCTTCTTGAGAATCCAAGAGCACTTGAAAACGATCTTCGCCAAGCGGTTAGAAAACATATCTACAGAAAAATGAAAAAATACCCGCTTATTGTTCCGCATATTTTTATTATGTAG
- the rsmA gene encoding 16S rRNA (adenine(1518)-N(6)/adenine(1519)-N(6))-dimethyltransferase RsmA — MENITAKKKFGQNFLKDETVLRKIVEAMPNNDNKIVEIGPGLGDLTKFLVDVKSVDAFEVDTDLCKLLQKKFEKEIATKQLRIHCGDVLTAWKSELIDESYDLVANLPYYIATNIILKALADPKCKNILVMVQLEVAEKFCAHEGDKVFGALSIITQSAGEARLVVKVPPTAFEPQPKIDSAVFLIQKQSDRFDKDFESMLRVAFTQPRKTLMKNLSAVYEKNILQEVFEKLSLAQTIRPHQVCTDDYHQLYKLTRSLDGTRESGKR; from the coding sequence ATGGAAAATATTACAGCAAAGAAGAAGTTCGGACAGAATTTCTTAAAAGACGAGACAGTTTTACGAAAAATCGTCGAAGCGATGCCCAACAATGACAATAAGATTGTCGAGATTGGGCCTGGCTTAGGTGATTTAACTAAATTTTTAGTAGATGTCAAAAGCGTAGATGCTTTTGAGGTCGATACCGATTTGTGTAAACTGTTACAAAAAAAGTTTGAAAAAGAGATCGCAACCAAGCAACTCCGCATACATTGCGGGGACGTATTGACTGCTTGGAAGAGTGAGCTTATAGATGAGTCGTATGATCTGGTGGCAAATTTGCCATACTATATCGCGACTAACATAATCTTAAAAGCCCTCGCAGATCCAAAATGTAAAAACATACTTGTAATGGTACAGCTTGAAGTAGCAGAGAAATTTTGCGCTCATGAAGGCGATAAGGTATTTGGAGCATTGAGTATTATAACTCAAAGCGCAGGAGAGGCACGATTAGTCGTGAAAGTTCCGCCAACTGCTTTTGAACCACAGCCAAAAATTGACTCTGCAGTTTTTTTGATACAAAAACAGAGTGATAGATTTGATAAAGATTTTGAGAGTATGCTTAGAGTTGCATTTACGCAGCCTCGCAAAACCCTTATGAAAAATCTCTCTGCCGTTTATGAAAAAAATATACTTCAAGAAGTTTTTGAGAAACTTAGCCTAGCACAAACGATTCGTCCTCATCAGGTCTGCACGGATGACTATCACCAACTCTATAAACTAACAAGGAGTTTGGATGGAACAAGAGAATCAGGAAAGCGTTAA
- the hisF gene encoding imidazole glycerol phosphate synthase subunit HisF — translation MNYFAKRIIPCLDVKDGRVVKGVNFVGLKDAGDPVEVAKRYNEEGADEITFLDITASSDNRDTIVDIVAEVAREIFIPLTVGGGIRKLEDIYKLLNVGCDKVSVNSAAIKRPELINKGAKRFGSQCIVTAIDVKKTGNRYNVYLNGGRVDTGIDAVEWAKEVVDRGSGEILLTSMDADGTKAGFELNITEQISRAVNVPVIASGGAGSMEHIKEAFLHGADAALAASIFHYKEIDIMDLKRYLHDNNIPVRL, via the coding sequence TTGAACTATTTTGCAAAAAGAATTATTCCGTGTCTAGACGTAAAAGATGGACGCGTTGTTAAAGGCGTTAATTTTGTCGGTCTTAAAGATGCAGGAGATCCTGTTGAAGTTGCAAAGAGATATAACGAAGAGGGTGCAGATGAGATCACATTTTTAGATATAACTGCATCTAGCGACAACCGCGACACAATTGTAGATATTGTCGCAGAAGTTGCTCGTGAAATCTTTATACCTCTGACAGTAGGCGGCGGGATAAGAAAACTCGAAGACATATATAAACTGCTAAATGTCGGGTGTGACAAAGTAAGCGTAAACTCCGCTGCGATCAAAAGACCTGAGCTTATAAACAAGGGTGCAAAAAGATTTGGCTCTCAATGTATAGTCACTGCTATAGATGTTAAAAAAACTGGTAACAGATATAATGTATACCTAAACGGCGGTCGAGTAGATACAGGTATAGATGCAGTGGAGTGGGCTAAAGAGGTAGTTGATCGCGGAAGCGGTGAGATCCTTTTGACCTCAATGGATGCAGACGGAACAAAGGCTGGATTTGAGCTAAACATAACCGAACAAATTAGCCGTGCCGTTAATGTCCCAGTTATTGCAAGCGGTGGAGCAGGGAGTATGGAGCATATAAAAGAGGCATTTTTGCACGGTGCAGATGCGGCACTGGCAGCAAGCATCTTTCACTATAAAGAGATCGACATAATGGATCTAAAACGCTATCTACACGATAACAATATACCGGTAAGACTCTAA
- a CDS encoding purine-nucleoside phosphorylase has product MIICAGNNETFDFATPMGVGLIESAINLTRLCLFDKPEFLLFIGSAGSYGEHKIFDIVESKTASNIELAFLNNDAYTPLDNVVSTNTDQTKRDVIVNSSNYISTNEELSKKFLKLDVGIENMEFFAVLKVAQEFDIPAGGVFCITNYTNKNAHEDFLKNHEEAKKILEIHVKKRIKELTSR; this is encoded by the coding sequence ATGATAATATGCGCAGGAAACAACGAGACCTTTGATTTTGCAACTCCGATGGGAGTAGGGCTGATAGAGTCAGCCATAAATCTTACAAGGCTCTGCCTCTTCGACAAACCTGAGTTTTTACTCTTTATAGGAAGTGCAGGGAGTTATGGAGAGCATAAAATATTTGACATTGTAGAGTCAAAAACGGCTTCAAATATAGAGCTTGCTTTTTTAAATAATGATGCATACACCCCTTTGGACAATGTGGTCTCTACTAACACAGACCAAACAAAAAGAGATGTTATAGTCAACTCGTCAAACTATATTTCAACAAATGAAGAGCTAAGTAAAAAGTTTCTAAAACTAGACGTAGGCATAGAAAATATGGAGTTTTTCGCTGTTTTAAAAGTTGCTCAAGAGTTTGATATTCCTGCAGGCGGAGTGTTTTGCATTACTAACTACACTAACAAAAATGCTCATGAAGATTTTTTAAAAAACCATGAAGAAGCAAAAAAAATTCTAGAGATTCACGTAAAAAAAAGAATCAAG